From Camelina sativa cultivar DH55 chromosome 7, Cs, whole genome shotgun sequence, one genomic window encodes:
- the LOC109125520 gene encoding uncharacterized protein At4g04775-like has product MSNVSTNSTESSFRARGRVIGVPKRCWCGEGIMALTSKSDSNPYRRYYRCGFAVANKLRNDEHTFKWVDEAFVNEIDTLDAKTVELEKQLKDIRTERFELEKMVYEKMEKEIFEKVEDALDEAKSSNKRMMLIIVFLCMIMIGLSKLLG; this is encoded by the exons ATGAGTAATGTGTCAACAAATTCCACCGAATCAAGTTTCCGTGCAAGAGGAAGGGTTATCGGTGTGCCAAAGAGATGTTGGTGCGGGGAAGGAATCATGGCTTTGACATCGAAGTCCGATTCGAATCCGTACCGGAGATATTATCGGTGTGGGTTTGCAGTAGCCAATAAG CTTAGAAACGATGAACACACATTTAAATGGGTTGATGAAGCTTTTGTCAATGAGATAGATACATTAGATGCAAAGACTGTTGAACTTGAGAAGCAGCTGAAAGATATCAGAACAGAGAGATTTGAGTTGGAAAAGATGGTttatgagaagatggagaaggagatatTTGAGAAGGTTGAAGATGCTTTGGATGAAGCCAAATCAAGCAATAAGAGAATGATGCTTATCATAGTATTCTTATGTATGATCATGATTGGTCTCAGTAAGCTACTAGGTTGA
- the LOC104705239 gene encoding uncharacterized protein LOC104705239, with amino-acid sequence MAIVLAYADFRGDFDEEAHDRDEFHIDQLVNEFVDEPPVRHDVYPESDTDENGDGTEPVHTHIRHGDGHLYDKQTFFSGVAFKEAVTDYVLRTGNNLKQYRYDKDKIGFMCVGCNGDDGSRCEWKVYAAILPSDNMWRIRKFNDKHSCIPNGECEMFKVPHIARLFLDKIRDNPEYFMPMKMEEIIKERWKISVTRHQCQATRKKALIWIDKEYDEQFARLRDYAAEILESNKASHVEVECVTDDGGKDMFNRFYNKVKGQLLVALGRDANNGIYPIAWGVVKVENTDNWVWFMKLLKTDLGLNDGDGFIMVSDRQKGLIKAVQLELPKMEHRMCVQHIYGNLKKHHGNKTRMKPLLWDLAWSYNETDYKRHLERIYCYDIGVYNDVMRTNPKKWCRAFHKIESYCEDVDNNPTESFNSSINKAREKPFIAMLETIRRLAMVRIARRSAESYSHTGICTPYVALFLAKEHKYACESKVYSSTNGTYEVHHGLDKHRVCLKKMVCSCMKWQICGIPCEHAYAVIIEKTLVAENYVCQWFRTAMWRRNYTEGLVPQRGPRFWPETNAPNVCIPDDEDQDKGTKKKPDKKKKKGANESPTKKKPKEKKRILHYGFCGEANHNSRFHKKEFAKPSQGEPSEGSLTQA; translated from the exons ATGGCGATTGTCCTGGCATATGCAGACTTCAGAGGAGATTTTGATGAAGAAGCACATGACAGAGATGAATTTCACATCGACCAGTTGGTGAATGAGTTCGTCGATGAACCACCAGTCCGCCATGATGTGTATCCGGAGAGTGATACCGATGAAAACGGTGACGGTACAGAGCCAGTTCATACACATATCAGGCACGGTGATGGGCATTTGTATGATAAGCAGACATTCTTCAGTGGAGTTGCTTTCAAAGAAGCAGTGACGGACTATGTTCTCAGAACTGGAAACAATTTGAAGCAATACAGGTATGATAAAGATAAAATTGGCTTTATGTGTGTTGGTTGTAATGGAGATGATGGTTCACGGTGTGAGTGGAAGGTGTATGCCGCAATTCTGCCAAGTGATAACATGTGGAGGATTAGAAAGTTTAATGATAAGCATAGTTGTATCCCTAATGGAGAATGTGAGATGTTCAAGGTTCCACATATAGCTAGGTTGTTTCTTGATAAGATTAGAGATAATCCTGAGTACTTCATGCCAATGAAAATGGAAGAAATCATAAAGGAAAGGTGGAAGATTAGTGTCACTAGGCATCAATGTCAGGCGACTAGAAAGAAGGCACTAATTTGGATTGATAAGGAGTATGATGAACAGTTTgctagattaagagattatgctGCTGAGATATTAGAATCTAACAAGGCTTCACATGTAGAGGTTGAATGTGTGACTGATGATGGAGGGAAAGACATGTTCAATAggttctat AATAAGGTCAAGGGACAGCTTTTGGTAGCTTTAGGTAGAGATGCTAACAATGGTATTTATCCAATAGCATGGGGGGTTGTAAAAGTTGAGAACACCGACAATTGGGTTTGGTTTATGAAGTTGCTGAAGACTGACCTTGGACTAAATGATGGTGACGGCTTCATTATGGTCTCTGATAGGCAAAag GGATTGATCAAAGCTGTTCAGCTGGAATTACCAAAGATGGAGCATCGAATGTGTGTACAACACATCTACgggaacttgaagaagcatCATGGAAATAAAACTCGGATGAAGCCACTTTTGTGGGATTTGGCTTGGTCTTACAATGAGACGGATTATAAGCGGCACTTGGAGAGGATCTACTGTTATGATATTGGTGTATACAATGATGTCATGAggacaaatccaaaaaaatggTGTAGGGCATTCCACAAGATTGAGAGTTATTGTGAAGATGTTGATAATAACCCCACAGAGTCTTTTAACAGCTCCATTAACAAGGCAAGGGAGAAACCATTTATTGCTATGCTAGAGACAATCAGACGACTTGCGATGGTGAGGATTGCCAGAAGGTCTGCAGAATCTTATTCTCACACAG GGATCTGCACTCCATATGTTGCATTGTTTCTAGCTAAAGAGCATAAGTATGCGTGTGAGTCGAAGGTTTATTCAAGCACAAATGGAACATATGAAGTACATCATGGTTTAGATAAACATAGAGTCTGCCTTAAGAAGATGGTTTGTTCCTGCATGAAGTGGCAGATATGTGGCATCCCATGTGAACATGCCTATGCAGTCATCATCGAGAAAACACTTGTAGCCGAGAACTATGTCTGTCAATGGTTCAGGACAGCTATGTGGAGAAGAAACTACACCGAAGGCCTGGTTCCACAGAGAGGTCCAAGGTTTTGGCCTGAGACAAATGCTCCTAATGTGTGTATACCAGATGATGAAGATCAAGATAAAGGTACGAAGAAAAAGCctgacaaaaagaagaagaagggtgcCAATGAGTCGCCaactaagaagaaaccaaaggagaagaaaagaatccTGCATTATGGCTTTTGTGGAGAAGCGAATCATAATTCTAGGTTCCACAAGAAAGAGTTTGCCAAG ccaAGTCAAGGAGAACCAAGTGAAGGTTCACTCACTCAAGCTTAA